A segment of the Streptomyces sp. ITFR-21 genome:
GCTGACCTTCGGTCTGGCGCTGGTGCCGGCCGGACGGCTGGGCGACGTACGGGGCCGGCGGCCGGTCTTCCTGACGGGTCTGGTGCTGTTCACCGCGACCAGCGCGCTGGCGGGCGCGGCGCAGAACGAGACGTGGCTGGTCGTCGCGCGGCTGCTGCAGGGCGCGGCCGGCGGCGTCCTGGTGCCGCAGGTGTCGGGCTTCATCCAGCAGATGTTCCGCGGCGCCCAGCGCGGCCGGGCGTTCGGCCTGCTCGGCGCGACCATCGGGGTCTCCACCGCGGTCGGCCCGCTGCTCGGCGGCCTGCTGATCCAGGCGTTCGGCACCCATGAGGGCTGGCGCTGGGTGTTCTACGTGAACCTGCCGATCGGTCTGGCGGCGCTGCCGGTGGCGCACCGGCTGCTGCCGGCCCCGCCGCGGCCGGAGCCGGGCCGACAGCGGGCCCGCAGCGACCTGGACCCGGTCGGGGTGCTGCTGCTGGGCGCGGGCACCGTCGTGCTGCTGCTGCCGTTCGTGCAGGAGCAGCAGTGGCCCGGTCCGCAGAAGTGGCTGCTGGTGCCGGCCGCGCTGCTGGTCCTGGCCGGCTTCGTGAGGTGGGAGCGGCGGTACGCGCGCGGGCACGAGCCGCTGGTGGACCTGGCGCTGTTCCGGCAGCGGTCGTACGCGTTCGGGGTGCTGCTGTCGCTGCTGTACTTCGCGGGTTTCACCGCGGTCTTCTTCATCCTGACGCTGTACCTGCAGAACGGGAAGGGGTACACCGCGCTGGAGGCGGGCCTGTCGATCATGCCGTTCGCCCTGGGGTCCGGTGGGGCGGCGGCGGTGGGCGGCCGGGTGGTGACCAGGATCGGCCGGCCGCTGGTGGCGGCGGGGCTGGTGATGGTCGTCGTCGGGCTGCTGGGCGCCGCGCTCGCGGTCCATCTGGACGCCGCCCGTTCGGTGGGCTTCGTGACGGCGGCCCCGCTGCTGCTGGCCGGGCTCGGCAGCGGCCTGGTCATCTCGCCGAACCAGACGCTGACCCTGGCCGAGGTGCCGGTGGCGCGGGCGGGCAGTGCGGGCGGGGTGCTGCAGACCGCGCAGCGGATCGGGTCGGCGGCCGGCATCGCGGCGGTCGGGTCGGTCTTCTTCAGCCGGGTCGACGGCTCGCACGCCGACTGGTCCGGCGGCTTCCAGCTGGGTCTGCTGACCGCCGCCGGGCTGGCGCTGCTGGCCCTGGCCGTGGCGCTGGCGGACGTCTTCACCGCCCGCCCGGACACCCCGCGGGGCGGGGCGCGGGGGCCGGGCGCCGGGCGGCGCTGAGGGCCCGCTACGCCACCCCGCGCGGCCGGAACTGGACACTGATCCGGCCGCCGACGTCCGCCCGGGTCTTGGGGACCGCGTGGTCCCAGGTGCGCTGGCAGGAGCCGCCCATGACGATCAGGTCGCCGTGGCCGAGCGGTGTGCGGACGGTCGCCGGGCCGCCGCCGCGCGGGCGCAGCAGCAGCGGGCGGGGCTCGCCGAGGGACACGATGGCGACCATCGTGTCCTGGGCGCCGCCGCGGCCGATGCGGTCGCCGTGCCAGGCGACGCTGTCCCGGCCGTCGCGGTAGTAGCACAGGCCGGCCGACACGAAGGGTTCGCCGAGTTCGGCCGCGTAGTGGGCGCAGAGCCGGGCGCGGGCCTCGGTGAGGACGGGGTCCGGCAGCGCGGCGCCCGGGGCGTAGTGGGCGAGCAGGCGCGGTACGGCGACGACGTTGTCGTACATCCGGCGCTCCTCGGCCCGCCAGGGCACCTCGGCGGCCAGCCGGTCGAAGAGGGCGTCGGCGCCGCTCAGCCAGCCGGGGAGGGTGTCGATCCACGCGCCGCGGCCGAGTTCGGTGCGGCGCAGCCCGTCCAGGGTGCCGAGCGCGGGGGCCCCGGTGCCGAAGAGGGACGCTTGCTGGTGGTGCATGAGTGCCACCTTACCGCACGGCTCGTACATTCGTTCGAATAACCGTCGGACAGGGGGCACGACCGGGCGGCGCGCCGCAGGATGGAGCCATGCTCTTCGCCGACGTCGCCCGGGTGTCCCGGGAGATCGCACGGACCTCCGCGCGGTCCCGCAAGACCGTGCTGCTCGCCGAGTTCTTCCGGGCCGTCGAGCCGGCCGACGTGCACGTCGCCATCGCGTACCTGGCCGGCCGGCTGCCGCAGGGCCGGCTCGGCGTCGGCTGGGCCGCGCTGCGCGACCGTCCCGCGCCCGCCGCGCAGCCGGCGCTGACCGTGGCGGCGGTGGACGAGGCGCTGACCGCCGTGCGCCGGGCGGCCGGCGGCGGCTCCCAGGCCACCCGCAGGACGCTGCTCCGGGAGCTGTTCGGCGCGGCGACCGGGCCGGAGCAGGAGTACCTGCTGGGGCTGCTCACCGGCGAGGTGCGGCAGGGCGCGCTGGACGCGGCGGCCGTGGCGGGGCTGGCCGCGGCCACCGACGCGCCCCCGGCGGACGTGCGCCGCGCGGTGATGCTGGCCGGCGCCCTGGAGCCCGTGGCGGTCGCGCTGCTGGCCGGAGGGGCGGCGGCACTGGACGACTTCGCGCTGACGGTGGGCACCCCGCTGCTGCCGATGCTGGCGGGCAGCGCCAAGAGCGTGGCGGAGGCGGTCGCCAAAGCGGGCCGCTGCGCGGTCGAGGAGAAGCTCGACGGGATCCGGGTGCAGGTGCACCGCGACGGCGCCGGGGTGCGGATCTTCACCAGGACGCTGGACGAGGTGACCGCCCGGCTGCCGGAGATCGTCGAGGCCGCCGCCGCGCTGCCCGCCGAGCGCTTCGTCGTCGACGGCGAGGTGCTGGCCTTCGACGGCGCCGGCCGCCCCCGGCCCTTCCAGGAGACCGCGGGCCGGGTCGGCTCCCGGGTGGACGTGACGGCGGCGGCCAGCGCCATGCCCGTGCACGCGGTCTTCTTCGACGTCCTCGCCGTGGACGGCCGCGAGCTGCTGGATCAGCCCTACGACGTCCGGCACGCGGCGCTGGCGGCCCTGATGCCGGCCGAGCTGCGGGTGCGGCGGTCCGTCGTCACCGACCCCGCGGACCCGGCGCAGCTCGCCGCCGCCGAGGACTTCTTCACCGCCACCTTGGACCGCGGCCACGAGGGCGTCGTCGTCAAGGCCGCCGGCAGCGGGTACGCCGCCGGGCGGCGCGGCGCCGCGTGGCTGAAGGTCAAGCCGGTGCACACCCTGGACCTGGTGGTGCTGGCCGTGGAGCGCGGGCACGGCAGACGCGCCGGCCGGCTGTCCAACCTGCACCTGGGCGCACGCGACGAGGACGGCTCGTTCGTGATGCTCGGCAAGACCTTCAAGGGCCTCACCGACGCGCTGCTGGACTGGCAGACCGAGCGGCTGGGCGCGCTGGCGGTCGACGACGACGGGTACACGGTGACAGTCCGCCCCGAACTGGTGGTGGAGATCGCCTACGACGGGGTGCAGACCTCGCCGCGCTACCCGGCCGGGCTGACCCTGCGGTTCGCCCGGGTGGTCCGCTACCGCGAGGACAAGACCGCCGCGGAGGCGGACACCGTGGCGGCGGTCCGGGCGGCGCACACCGGAGGCTGACCGCCGGGGCGACCCGAAGGCGGTTGCCCGCGGGCCTTGCCGGGTACCCGAAGGGTCGACCTGCGACAGGAGGCGAATCCCATGGCCCCGACACAGCGCGACGTGGTGCGGACCCTGCTGGACGACCACGGACACACGTACGCCGAGGAAGCGGGCATCACGCTCAAGGACACCCCGCAGCCGCTGTACCGGCTGCTGGTGCTGGCGAGCCTGCTCAGCGCGCCGATCCGGACCGGTGTGGCGGTGGCCGCGGCGCGGGAGCTGGACCGGGCGGGCCTGCGCGACCCGCGGCGGATGGCCGGCGCCACCTGGCAGGAGCGCGTCGACGCGCTCGGCCGCGGCGGCTACCGGCGCTACGACGAGCGCACCGCGGCCCAGCTCGGACAGGGCGCGGAGCTCACCGCCGAGCGCTACGGCGGCGATCTGCGGAGGCTGCGCGAGCGGGCCGCCGGGGACCTCACCGAGATGCGCCGCGAGCTGCGGGAGTTCCCGGGGGTCGGCCCGGCCGGCGCGGACATCTTCCTGCGCGAGGCCCAGTCGGTGTGGCCGGAGGCCGCCCCCTACCTGGACTCCAAGGCACTGGATGGCGCCCGCCGGCTGGACCTGCCCGACGCCCCCGCCGCGCTGACCCGGCTGGCGGACGGCGCCGAGCCCGCGATCCTGGCAGCGGCCCTGGTCAGGGTGACGCTGGACAAGGGCGCGGCGGGGAAGGTCCTGGAGCACGCCGGCCGCTGAGCGCGGCCCGCCGCCGGACCCGGGCGGCCCCCGGAGTCCGGGGGGCGGCTACATCTGGGCGCCGACCGCCACCAGCAGCACCGCGGGACCCACGGTGAGCCAGGTCAGGTAGTCCCCGAGCAGGCCCGAGTGCAGCCGCCGGAGCGGGACGACCAGCCGCCGGTCGCCCGCGACGGACAGCGCGGTCCCGGCGGTGGCGGCCGGGCTCAGCAGGCTGAGGCCCAGCAGCCACAGCCCGGTGTGGGCGATGGTGGAGAAGGCCAGCAGCCGCTTGAGGTGCCGCTGCTGCCAGCACATCACCGCCCCGGTGAGCGCGGTCAGCACGCTGAGCGCGGCCATGGTGCGGGTGAAGTCCGCCGCCGGTACGCCGCCGGGGCCGCCGAAGACGGAGAGGTAGACGCGGGCGACGCCGTACCCGCCCAGCTCCACCATCACCCCGGACATCAGCATGCACACCGGGGTCGGCGCCACCGCGTGCGCGTCGGGCAGCCAGAAGTGGAACGGCACGGTCGCGGACTTCACCAGCATGCTGGCCATGACGAGCACGAAGGCGGTGACAGTGAGCGCGTCGGCCCGGTGCCCGGCCAGCGCCGCGCCGGTCTGGGTCATGCCCAGCTCGCCGGTGCGCGCGTACAGCAGGCCGATGCCGAGCAGCGAGACGTACGCGGCCAGCGAGTTGACCACGCCGAAGGTCAGCGCGCCGTGCAGCGGGCGGGGGTCCTCGATGCGGTAGCCGGTCAGCGCGTACGCCACGACACCCATCAGCTCGCAGAACACGAAGGCGTTGAACAGGTCGCCGGTGAGCGCGAATCCGCACATGCCGGCCTCGAAGAGCAGCAGCAGCGCGGGGAAGGTGCCGCGGTGGCCGGCCGGCGGCTCGTCGAAGTACCGCCAGGAATAGCCGAGTACGGCCAGCATCAGGGCGGCGACCAGCAGCGCGAGGCCGATGCCGAACCGGTCGCCGACCAGGACGACGCCGACGCCGTGCCCGTCGTGCAGGGCCCAGCCCCCGGCCCAGGACACCACCCCCTGGTCGCCCTCCTCCGCGCGCCCACAGCAGGCCGAGGTTCGCGGCGGTCAGCGCGGCGAACGCGGTCGCCAGGGCGTCGTTGGCGCCGCGCGGCAGCAGCTTGCCGCCCACCACCAGCAGCGCGGCGCCGATCAGCGGGACGGCGACGGTCAGCGGGAGCAGGTCCGCCGTCGTCGGCACGGGCGCCCCTCAGCCCCTCAGCTCGGTGAGCTCTTCGGGGTCCACGGTCCCGGCGCGCTTGCGGATCTGGATCACCAGACTGAGCAGCAGCGCGGTCACGGTGGCGCCGACCACGATGTCGGTGAGCACCAGCGCCTGCACCACCGGGTCGACCACCGGGGTGCCGACCGGGATGTCGGAGAAGACCGGCGCGGTGGCGCCGCGCCGGTAGCCGACGCCGAGCAGCAGCACGTACCTGGAGGACTGGGCGACGGCCAGGGAGCCGACGGCGTGCACCAGGTTGCGGCTGG
Coding sequences within it:
- a CDS encoding MFS transporter, with amino-acid sequence MTLLDVSIVNVALPSIRTGIGASQSGLQWVLSGYALTFGLALVPAGRLGDVRGRRPVFLTGLVLFTATSALAGAAQNETWLVVARLLQGAAGGVLVPQVSGFIQQMFRGAQRGRAFGLLGATIGVSTAVGPLLGGLLIQAFGTHEGWRWVFYVNLPIGLAALPVAHRLLPAPPRPEPGRQRARSDLDPVGVLLLGAGTVVLLLPFVQEQQWPGPQKWLLVPAALLVLAGFVRWERRYARGHEPLVDLALFRQRSYAFGVLLSLLYFAGFTAVFFILTLYLQNGKGYTALEAGLSIMPFALGSGGAAAVGGRVVTRIGRPLVAAGLVMVVVGLLGAALAVHLDAARSVGFVTAAPLLLAGLGSGLVISPNQTLTLAEVPVARAGSAGGVLQTAQRIGSAAGIAAVGSVFFSRVDGSHADWSGGFQLGLLTAAGLALLALAVALADVFTARPDTPRGGARGPGAGRR
- a CDS encoding alpha-ketoglutarate-dependent dioxygenase AlkB, which codes for MHHQQASLFGTGAPALGTLDGLRRTELGRGAWIDTLPGWLSGADALFDRLAAEVPWRAEERRMYDNVVAVPRLLAHYAPGAALPDPVLTEARARLCAHYAAELGEPFVSAGLCYYRDGRDSVAWHGDRIGRGGAQDTMVAIVSLGEPRPLLLRPRGGGPATVRTPLGHGDLIVMGGSCQRTWDHAVPKTRADVGGRISVQFRPRGVA
- a CDS encoding ATP-dependent DNA ligase; this translates as MLFADVARVSREIARTSARSRKTVLLAEFFRAVEPADVHVAIAYLAGRLPQGRLGVGWAALRDRPAPAAQPALTVAAVDEALTAVRRAAGGGSQATRRTLLRELFGAATGPEQEYLLGLLTGEVRQGALDAAAVAGLAAATDAPPADVRRAVMLAGALEPVAVALLAGGAAALDDFALTVGTPLLPMLAGSAKSVAEAVAKAGRCAVEEKLDGIRVQVHRDGAGVRIFTRTLDEVTARLPEIVEAAAALPAERFVVDGEVLAFDGAGRPRPFQETAGRVGSRVDVTAAASAMPVHAVFFDVLAVDGRELLDQPYDVRHAALAALMPAELRVRRSVVTDPADPAQLAAAEDFFTATLDRGHEGVVVKAAGSGYAAGRRGAAWLKVKPVHTLDLVVLAVERGHGRRAGRLSNLHLGARDEDGSFVMLGKTFKGLTDALLDWQTERLGALAVDDDGYTVTVRPELVVEIAYDGVQTSPRYPAGLTLRFARVVRYREDKTAAEADTVAAVRAAHTGG
- a CDS encoding endonuclease, coding for MAPTQRDVVRTLLDDHGHTYAEEAGITLKDTPQPLYRLLVLASLLSAPIRTGVAVAAARELDRAGLRDPRRMAGATWQERVDALGRGGYRRYDERTAAQLGQGAELTAERYGGDLRRLRERAAGDLTEMRRELREFPGVGPAGADIFLREAQSVWPEAAPYLDSKALDGARRLDLPDAPAALTRLADGAEPAILAAALVRVTLDKGAAGKVLEHAGR
- a CDS encoding sodium:proton antiporter, giving the protein MTVLPFLAAGWIFLVGVYGMVTSRNLVHAVGSLAVAQSSRYVLLLGVGYRRGATAPVFSDIPVGTPVVDPVVQALVLTDIVVGATVTALLLSLVIQIRKRAGTVDPEELTELRG